Proteins from a genomic interval of Rattus norvegicus strain BN/NHsdMcwi chromosome 2, GRCr8, whole genome shotgun sequence:
- the Psrc1 gene encoding proline/serine-rich coiled-coil protein 1 isoform X3 — MEDLKEDIKFIVDETLDFGGLSPSDSHEEEDITVLVSPEKPLRRGLSHRSNPNAVAPALQGVRFSLGPLSPEKLEEILDEANRLAAQLEECALKDSENAAAGPGRPSPRGKPSPRRETFVLKDSPVRDLLPTVSSWSAPPPSNLTGLRSSDKKGSARAGRVTAGKKPSSIKKESPTCNLFSASKNPGRSPLAQPTLPPRRKTGSGARTVASPPIPVRPAPQSSASNSQCSSWLQGAAAKSSSRLPFPSAIPKPAIRMPLTGRSIPAGKGALAPDPLPTQKGHPSTVGHRAPVSQRTNLPTIGAARGRTSSAARGRVQPLRKAAVPGPTR; from the exons TCACGAGGAAGAAGACATCACAGTATTAGTGAGTCCAGAGAAACCACTCCGACGCGGCCTCTCCCATCGGAGTAACCCAAACGCAGTAGCTCCCGCCCTCCAGGGTGTGAGGTTCAGCTTAGGCCCGCTCAGCCCAGAGAAGCTGGAGGAGATCCTTGATGAAGCCAACCGCCTGGCAGCTCAGCTAGAGGAGTGTGCCCTGAAAGACAGCGAGAATGCTGCCGCAGGCCCTGGGAGGCCCAGCCCCAGAGGGAAACCCAGCCCTCGGCGGGAGACATTTGTCCTAAAGGACAGCCCTGTCCGAGATCTGCTGCCCACTGTGAGTTCTTGGAGTGCCCCACCTCCAAGCAACTTAACTGGGCTCCGGAGCAGTGATAAAAAGGGGTCAGCCAGAGCTGGTCGGGTGACAGCTGGGAAGAAGCCCTCCAGTATAAAGAAG gaatcacCCACTTGCAAtctgttctctgcatccaaaAACCCAGGGCGTTCTCCTCTTGCACAACCAACTCTTCCTCCTCGGCGGAAAACTGGGTCCGGCGCACGGACAGTAGCAA GCCCACCAATCCCTGTCAGGCCAGCTCCACAGTCCTCAGCTAGCAACTCCCAGtgctcttcctggctgcaggGAGCAGCTGCCAAGTCTTCAAGTCGACTACCATTTCCCTCAGCCATCCCCAAGCCTGCCATCCGAATGCCACTCACTGGACGGAGTATACCGGCTGGCAAAGGTGCCCTAGCTCCTGATCCTCTCCCAACTCAGAAAGGGCATCCAAGCACCGTAGGGCACAGAG CTCCTGTTTCCCAGCGAACAAATCTTCCAACCATTGGTGCTGCTCGAGGCAGGACCTCCAGTGCCGCTCGAGGCAGGGTGCAGCCCCTCAGGAAAGCTGCAGTCCCTGGACCCACGAGGTAA
- the Psrc1 gene encoding proline/serine-rich coiled-coil protein 1 isoform X2, which translates to MEDLKEDIKFIVDETLDFGGLSPSDSHEEEDITVLVSPEKPLRRGLSHRSNPNAVAPALQGVRFSLGPLSPEKLEEILDEANRLAAQLEECALKDSENAAAGPGRPSPRGKPSPRRETFVLKDSPVRDLLPTVSSWSAPPPSNLTGLRSSDKKGSARAGRVTAGKKPSSIKKESPTCNLFSASKNPGRSPLAQPTLPPRRKTGSGARTVASPPIPVRPAPQSSASNSQCSSWLQGAAAKSSSRLPFPSAIPKPAIRMPLTGRSIPAGKGALAPDPLPTQKGHPSTVGHRAPVSQRTNLPTIGAARGRTSSAARGRVQPLRKAAVPGPTR; encoded by the exons TCACGAGGAAGAAGACATCACAGTATTAGTGAGTCCAGAGAAACCACTCCGACGCGGCCTCTCCCATCGGAGTAACCCAAACGCAGTAGCTCCCGCCCTCCAGGGTGTGAGGTTCAGCTTAGGCCCGCTCAGCCCAGAGAAGCTGGAGGAGATCCTTGATGAAGCCAACCGCCTGGCAGCTCAGCTAGAGGAGTGTGCCCTGAAAGACAGCGAGAATGCTGCCGCAGGCCCTGGGAGGCCCAGCCCCAGAGGGAAACCCAGCCCTCGGCGGGAGACATTTGTCCTAAAGGACAGCCCTGTCCGAGATCTGCTGCCCACTGTGAGTTCTTGGAGTGCCCCACCTCCAAGCAACTTAACTGGGCTCCGGAGCAGTGATAAAAAGGGGTCAGCCAGAGCTGGTCGGGTGACAGCTGGGAAGAAGCCCTCCAGTATAAAGAAG gaatcacCCACTTGCAAtctgttctctgcatccaaaAACCCAGGGCGTTCTCCTCTTGCACAACCAACTCTTCCTCCTCGGCGGAAAACTGGGTCCGGCGCACGGACAGTAGCAA GCCCACCAATCCCTGTCAGGCCAGCTCCACAGTCCTCAGCTAGCAACTCCCAGtgctcttcctggctgcaggGAGCAGCTGCCAAGTCTTCAAGTCGACTACCATTTCCCTCAGCCATCCCCAAGCCTGCCATCCGAATGCCACTCACTGGACGGAGTATACCGGCTGGCAAAGGTGCCCTAGCTCCTGATCCTCTCCCAACTCAGAAAGGGCATCCAAGCACCGTAGGGCACAGAG CTCCTGTTTCCCAGCGAACAAATCTTCCAACCATTGGTGCTGCTCGAGGCAGGACCTCCAGTGCCGCTCGAGGCAGGGTGCAGCCCCTCAGGAAAGCTGCAGTCCCTGGACCCACGAG GTAA